Proteins from one Dehalococcoidia bacterium genomic window:
- a CDS encoding class I SAM-dependent methyltransferase has translation MPEDAAWYARRWLPLTVQFLEPLIEQLWVSPGDRLLDVACGPGALVAQLSPLAGPFGRIVGLDRSIQMLAAGARLARRHSLGNVRFVQGTMYRLPLRAGGFDAATCSFGFGSAADAGPVLAELRRVLVAGGRVGVLVTGAAERSPGWGLLLAALARHGLASGREEGFEAVAPDVARTWLRQAGFERVETVVLTRELRRLDFDDLWADVLAGRMPGTRLYRAQPAQTQAGLRAELHEWVEQFRDGTRLLLPVEAVLAWGAAP, from the coding sequence ATGCCCGAAGACGCCGCCTGGTACGCCCGCCGCTGGCTGCCGCTCACGGTTCAGTTCCTCGAACCGCTGATCGAGCAGCTCTGGGTCTCGCCCGGCGACCGCCTGCTCGACGTGGCCTGCGGCCCCGGCGCACTCGTAGCGCAACTCTCGCCGCTGGCCGGGCCGTTCGGCCGCATCGTCGGCCTTGACCGCTCGATCCAAATGCTGGCCGCGGGCGCACGGCTGGCGCGCCGGCACAGCCTCGGCAACGTGCGCTTCGTGCAGGGCACGATGTACCGCCTGCCGCTGCGCGCGGGCGGCTTCGACGCGGCGACCTGCAGCTTCGGCTTCGGCAGCGCCGCCGACGCCGGCCCGGTGCTGGCCGAGCTGCGCCGCGTGCTGGTCGCCGGCGGACGCGTGGGCGTGCTCGTGACCGGTGCGGCCGAACGTTCGCCCGGCTGGGGGCTGCTGCTGGCGGCGCTGGCGCGACATGGCCTGGCGAGCGGACGTGAGGAGGGCTTCGAGGCCGTTGCCCCCGACGTGGCGCGGACCTGGCTGCGGCAGGCCGGCTTCGAGCGCGTCGAAACCGTGGTGCTCACGCGGGAATTGCGCCGGCTGGACTTCGACGATCTCTGGGCCGACGTGTTGGCCGGGCGCATGCCGGGCACGCGGCTCTACCGTGCGCAGCCGGCGCAGACGCAGGCCGGCCTGCGCGCCGAGCTGCACGAGTGGGTCGAGCAGTTTCGTGACG